A single Corynebacterium resistens DSM 45100 DNA region contains:
- a CDS encoding tRNA (cytidine(34)-2'-O)-methyltransferase, which produces MNDSSGLHVLFDRPQIPPNTGNAIRMCAGTGATLHLAGPLGFNFEEKHVRRAGLDYHDLADVKLHDSVWDAFDSLCGCLPRSAASSLTDATRPLSSAPSRVFAFTTKGEKWFTDVAYQPGDVLLFGPEPTGLDEDVLNDPRVTEWVRIPMLPGRRSMNLSNAAAVAAYEAWRQMGFPGGQ; this is translated from the coding sequence ATGAATGATAGCAGCGGATTGCATGTGCTTTTTGATCGTCCGCAAATTCCGCCCAACACCGGCAACGCGATCCGGATGTGCGCGGGAACTGGGGCAACGCTGCACCTCGCCGGGCCTTTGGGCTTCAATTTCGAAGAAAAGCACGTGCGCCGCGCCGGGTTGGACTACCACGATCTGGCCGATGTGAAGCTGCACGATTCGGTGTGGGATGCTTTTGATTCTCTGTGTGGTTGTTTGCCTAGGTCTGCGGCTTCTTCTTTAACCGACGCCACACGCCCCTTGTCCTCGGCACCCAGCCGGGTTTTCGCTTTCACCACGAAAGGGGAGAAGTGGTTCACAGATGTGGCGTACCAACCGGGGGATGTATTGTTGTTCGGCCCAGAGCCGACGGGGCTGGACGAGGACGTCCTCAATGATCCCCGGGTGACTGAATGGGTACGCATCCCGATGCTGCCTGGGCGCAGGAGTATGAATCTATCGAATGCAGCGGCTGTTGCCGCCTACGAGGCATGGCGGCAGATGGGATTCCCCGGCGGGCAGTAG
- a CDS encoding NADP-dependent isocitrate dehydrogenase yields the protein MAKIIYTRTDEAPLLATYSLKPIVEAFAATTGVEVETRDISLAARILAAFNDKLPKDQQVNDALHELGELAKTPDANIVKLPNISASVPQLKAAIAELQKAGYDLPDYPAEPSTDEEKDARVRYDSVKGSAVNPVLREGNSDRRAPKAVKNFVRKHPHSMGEWSADSKTNVATMEADDFRHNEQSVIMPEDDTLRFQLVRPNGETEVLKEELPVLKNEIVDATVLRAEALDTFLRAQVARAKAEGVLFSVHLKATMMKVSDPIIFGHAVRAYFSEVFNEYGEELLAAGLNGENGLGAILDGLDALEHGTEIREAIEKTLKDGADLAMVDSDNGITNLHVPSDVIVDASMPAMIRNSGQMWNAEGNTQDTLAVLPDSSYSEIYQVVLDDCRKNGAFDPTTMGTVPNVGLMAQKAEEYGSHDKTFKIEHEGRVQVLNSAGEVLMEHEVSEGDIWRACQAKDIPVQDWVKLAVTRASATKAPAVFWLDPERAHDRNVIEQVKKYLGDHDTEGLDIRIMSPTEACQFSLDRIRAGEDTISVTGNVLRDYLTDLFPIMELGTSAKMLSIVPLIAGGGLFETGAGGSAPKHVQQVQKENHLRWDSLGEFLALAESLRKLAETDDNPRTPILGDALDVATEKVLEEGKSPSRKVGEIDNRGSHFYLAMYWARELANQDRDAELAKVFAPVADALEDKEAEISQKLIDVQGSPADLGGYYWLDDEKVNKVMRPSEVFNEIIDSLKK from the coding sequence ATGGCAAAGATCATCTACACCCGCACTGACGAGGCCCCTTTGCTGGCCACGTATTCCCTCAAGCCGATTGTGGAGGCTTTCGCTGCCACCACTGGCGTTGAGGTTGAGACTCGCGACATTTCTCTCGCTGCCCGTATCCTCGCCGCATTCAACGACAAGCTGCCTAAGGATCAGCAGGTAAATGACGCTCTTCACGAGCTCGGCGAACTGGCCAAGACTCCTGACGCCAACATCGTTAAGCTGCCCAACATCTCTGCCTCTGTTCCTCAGCTGAAGGCTGCCATCGCGGAGCTGCAGAAGGCCGGATACGATCTGCCGGATTACCCGGCTGAGCCTTCCACCGATGAGGAGAAGGACGCTCGCGTTCGCTACGACTCGGTGAAGGGGTCCGCAGTGAACCCAGTGCTGCGTGAGGGCAACTCCGATCGTCGCGCGCCCAAAGCCGTAAAGAACTTTGTTCGCAAGCACCCCCACTCCATGGGTGAGTGGTCCGCTGATTCCAAGACCAACGTCGCAACCATGGAGGCTGACGACTTCCGCCACAATGAGCAGTCAGTCATCATGCCGGAAGACGATACCTTGCGCTTCCAGCTAGTTCGCCCTAATGGCGAGACCGAGGTTCTGAAGGAAGAACTTCCTGTCCTCAAGAACGAGATCGTGGATGCCACCGTTCTGCGCGCGGAAGCCCTCGATACTTTCCTGCGTGCGCAGGTTGCCCGAGCGAAGGCAGAAGGTGTGCTGTTTTCCGTGCACCTGAAGGCCACGATGATGAAGGTTTCCGATCCGATCATCTTCGGACACGCCGTACGCGCTTACTTCTCTGAGGTATTCAATGAATACGGCGAAGAGCTGCTGGCCGCCGGCCTCAACGGTGAAAACGGCTTGGGCGCAATCCTCGATGGTCTGGATGCGTTGGAGCATGGCACGGAGATCCGCGAGGCTATCGAAAAGACTCTCAAGGATGGCGCTGACTTAGCCATGGTGGATTCCGATAACGGCATCACCAACCTGCATGTCCCTTCCGATGTGATTGTGGATGCGTCCATGCCGGCCATGATCCGCAACTCTGGTCAGATGTGGAACGCTGAGGGCAACACGCAGGACACGCTGGCAGTTCTGCCCGATTCCTCCTACTCTGAGATCTACCAAGTTGTGCTGGATGATTGCCGTAAGAATGGTGCCTTCGACCCCACGACCATGGGCACCGTTCCAAACGTTGGCTTGATGGCGCAAAAGGCCGAGGAGTACGGCTCACACGACAAGACCTTCAAGATCGAACATGAGGGCCGTGTTCAGGTCTTGAACTCCGCCGGTGAAGTGCTGATGGAGCACGAGGTTTCCGAGGGCGACATCTGGCGCGCTTGCCAGGCCAAGGACATCCCGGTTCAAGACTGGGTGAAGCTGGCTGTTACCCGCGCTTCCGCTACGAAGGCTCCCGCGGTGTTCTGGTTGGATCCAGAGCGCGCTCACGACCGCAACGTGATCGAGCAGGTGAAGAAGTACCTCGGCGATCACGATACCGAGGGCTTGGACATCCGCATCATGAGCCCAACTGAGGCCTGCCAATTCTCTCTGGATCGCATCCGAGCTGGCGAAGATACTATCTCGGTCACCGGTAATGTTCTGCGCGACTACCTCACTGACCTCTTCCCCATCATGGAGCTGGGCACGTCTGCGAAAATGCTGTCCATCGTTCCACTGATCGCCGGCGGAGGCCTGTTCGAGACCGGTGCTGGCGGCTCTGCCCCAAAGCACGTTCAGCAGGTTCAGAAGGAAAACCACCTGCGCTGGGATTCGCTAGGCGAGTTCCTCGCCCTGGCAGAGTCCCTTCGCAAGCTGGCCGAGACCGATGACAACCCACGCACCCCGATCTTGGGCGATGCGCTAGATGTTGCCACCGAGAAGGTTCTGGAAGAGGGCAAGTCCCCCTCCCGCAAGGTTGGTGAGATCGACAACCGTGGCTCCCACTTCTACTTGGCCATGTACTGGGCTCGCGAACTGGCAAACCAGGATCGCGACGCAGAGTTGGCGAAGGTCTTCGCCCCTGTAGCCGATGCTTTGGAGGACAAGGAGGCCGAGATCTCCCAGAAACTCATCGACGTGCAGGGTTCCCCTGCCGACTTGGGTGGCTACTACTGGCTGGATGACGAAAAGGTCAACAAGGTCATGCGCCCATCCGAGGTCTTCAACGAGATCATCGATTCTCTGAAGAAATAA
- the sucD gene encoding succinate--CoA ligase subunit alpha: MAIFVNSDSKIIVQGMTGSEGRKHTQRMLNSGSNIVGGVNPKKAGTSVEFEGGKSVPVFGSVADAVKETGANVSVVFVPAAFTKSAMVEAIEAEIPLVVCITEGVPVKDTAEFFARARQSGKTRIIGPNCPGIISPEQTNVGIIPAETAPNKGRIGLVSKSGTLTYQMMYELRDLGFSTAIGIGGDPIIGTTHINAIEAFQEDPDTDAIIMIGEIGGDAEEFAAEYINDNVTKPVVAYIAGFTAPEGKTMGHAGAIVSGGSGTAEGKKEALEAAGVKVGKTPTEAANLLREAVKG; the protein is encoded by the coding sequence ATGGCCATTTTCGTTAACTCCGATTCCAAGATCATCGTCCAGGGTATGACCGGCTCTGAGGGGCGCAAGCACACTCAGCGCATGTTGAACTCCGGTTCAAACATCGTCGGTGGTGTGAATCCGAAGAAAGCTGGTACCTCTGTTGAATTCGAAGGCGGCAAGTCCGTTCCAGTTTTCGGTTCGGTGGCGGATGCTGTGAAGGAGACAGGCGCGAACGTTTCCGTGGTATTCGTTCCGGCTGCTTTCACAAAGTCTGCAATGGTTGAAGCCATTGAGGCCGAGATTCCACTGGTTGTTTGCATTACCGAAGGAGTTCCGGTGAAGGACACTGCAGAGTTCTTCGCACGGGCCCGTCAGTCTGGCAAGACCCGCATTATTGGTCCGAACTGCCCGGGAATCATCAGCCCGGAGCAGACCAACGTGGGTATCATCCCCGCCGAAACTGCCCCCAATAAGGGCCGAATCGGCTTGGTTTCCAAGTCTGGCACCCTGACCTATCAGATGATGTACGAGTTGCGTGACCTCGGATTTTCCACCGCCATCGGTATCGGTGGCGACCCAATCATCGGCACTACTCACATCAACGCTATCGAGGCCTTCCAAGAAGACCCAGATACGGACGCGATCATCATGATCGGTGAAATCGGTGGCGACGCCGAGGAATTCGCCGCGGAGTACATCAATGACAACGTGACCAAGCCGGTCGTCGCTTACATCGCAGGCTTCACGGCCCCCGAGGGCAAGACGATGGGGCACGCAGGCGCTATTGTCTCCGGTGGCAGTGGCACCGCAGAGGGCAAGAAGGAAGCTCTCGAGGCAGCTGGTGTGAAGGTTGGAAAGACCCCAACCGAAGCGGCTAACCTGCTGCGCGAGGCCGTCAAGGGCTAA
- a CDS encoding O-acetylhomoserine/O-acetylserine sulfhydrylase translates to MPTKYDNSAADNWGFATRQIHAGQPVDATGARNLPIHFSSSFVFDSAEHAKERFALEDLGPVYSRLTNPTVEVLENRIASLEGGVHAVAFASGQAAETAAILNLAQAGDHIVASPRLYGGTETLLLVTLPKLGITTTFVENPDDPESWQAAVEDNTVAFYGETFANPQADVLDIPAIAEVAHKNNVPLIVDNTLATAALVRPLDLGADVVVNSLTKFYTGNGSALGGILVDGGKFDWTQERGGKPVFPGFVTPDPAYHGLKYADLGPAAFGLKARVGLLRDTGATLSAFNAWISTQGLDTLSLRVRKHNENAKQVAEFLADHDKVAKVNYAGLPNSPWYPTKEKLGLEFTGAVLSFDLNTGDADPKETAWKFIDSLKLHSNLANVGDVRSLVVHPATTTHSQSTEENLLNAGISQATVRLSVGIEDIDDILDDLRQAFDAI, encoded by the coding sequence ATGCCAACCAAGTACGACAACTCAGCAGCCGATAACTGGGGCTTCGCCACCCGTCAGATCCACGCCGGCCAACCAGTGGACGCCACGGGTGCACGCAACCTGCCCATTCACTTTTCCTCCTCTTTCGTGTTCGATTCCGCCGAGCACGCCAAGGAACGCTTCGCACTGGAGGACCTGGGCCCCGTTTACTCCCGTCTCACCAACCCCACCGTGGAGGTTCTAGAAAACCGCATCGCTTCCCTCGAAGGTGGCGTGCACGCTGTTGCCTTCGCCTCCGGCCAGGCCGCGGAAACCGCTGCGATTTTAAACCTCGCCCAAGCAGGCGATCACATCGTTGCTTCCCCGCGCCTGTACGGCGGCACCGAAACCCTACTGCTGGTTACTTTGCCGAAATTGGGCATTACCACCACGTTTGTCGAAAACCCCGATGATCCCGAGTCATGGCAGGCAGCGGTGGAAGACAATACCGTCGCCTTCTACGGCGAGACCTTCGCCAACCCACAGGCCGATGTTTTGGACATCCCCGCCATTGCCGAGGTTGCCCACAAGAACAACGTGCCGTTAATCGTGGACAACACCCTGGCCACCGCTGCCCTAGTACGCCCCCTCGATCTGGGCGCTGACGTCGTAGTGAACTCCCTGACGAAGTTTTACACCGGCAATGGCTCCGCACTCGGTGGCATCTTAGTTGACGGTGGCAAGTTCGATTGGACCCAGGAACGTGGCGGCAAGCCCGTCTTCCCCGGTTTCGTCACCCCAGATCCGGCCTACCACGGCTTGAAGTACGCGGACCTCGGCCCAGCGGCCTTCGGTCTGAAGGCTCGCGTCGGTCTGCTGCGCGATACCGGCGCTACCCTGTCCGCCTTCAACGCGTGGATTTCCACCCAAGGCCTAGACACGCTTTCCTTGCGCGTGCGCAAGCACAACGAAAATGCCAAGCAGGTGGCCGAATTCCTCGCGGACCACGATAAGGTTGCCAAGGTCAATTACGCCGGCCTACCCAACAGCCCGTGGTACCCCACGAAGGAAAAGTTGGGCCTCGAGTTCACGGGCGCTGTCCTATCCTTCGACCTCAACACCGGTGATGCCGATCCGAAGGAAACCGCCTGGAAATTCATCGATTCCCTCAAGCTGCACTCCAACCTGGCCAACGTCGGTGACGTACGCTCCCTCGTGGTCCACCCAGCAACCACCACCCACTCGCAATCCACCGAGGAAAACCTGCTTAACGCGGGGATCTCCCAAGCCACGGTGCGCCTTTCCGTCGGCATTGAGGACATCGATGACATCCTCGACGACCTGCGCCAAGCATTCGATGCTATCTAG
- a CDS encoding saccharopine dehydrogenase family protein — protein MTDSQSRAHRSHDVVLFGATGFVGKLTAIYLADNAPAGTRIALAGRNREKLESVRAEIAAEHPTAADFPLLIADSTDDASLRAMAESTRVVISTVGPYMRYGEPLTAACAAAGTHYVDLCGETLFMRQTIDNHHTTAQSTGARIVQPCGFDSVPSDIGMLLLHEEAKKHSPTSLSDATMIVKMKGGLSGGTIDSIRNQFSEVDKNPELGKVIADPYTLSPDRDAEPDLGKQPDHGFLALDDYGQEGAFAGPFVMASCNTRVVRRSNALLDYAYGPKLRYREFMYTGKGVKGRAMSYVTGLGLGAGIKLIQNEKLRPKLTKWIPEPGDGPSEESRENGFFRTTHYGTLSDGTRISSRMEMQADPGYKGTSLLLGEAALTLALHEAELPKVDGSETGGGVLTPATGLGLAYVERLRAAGVQLSTRSI, from the coding sequence ATGACTGATTCGCAATCACGCGCTCACCGTTCCCACGACGTCGTCTTGTTCGGCGCTACAGGATTCGTCGGAAAGCTTACCGCCATCTATTTGGCCGATAACGCGCCGGCTGGCACTCGCATTGCCTTGGCTGGTCGTAACCGTGAAAAATTGGAATCCGTGCGAGCGGAAATAGCCGCCGAACATCCCACGGCCGCGGATTTCCCCTTACTCATCGCCGATTCCACGGATGATGCCTCGCTACGCGCTATGGCGGAATCCACCCGCGTTGTCATCAGCACGGTTGGCCCTTACATGCGCTATGGAGAGCCACTCACAGCCGCCTGTGCCGCCGCTGGCACCCACTATGTCGACTTGTGTGGCGAAACACTTTTCATGCGCCAAACCATCGATAATCACCACACCACCGCGCAGTCCACTGGCGCCCGGATTGTGCAGCCCTGCGGTTTTGATTCTGTGCCCTCCGATATCGGCATGTTGCTGTTGCACGAGGAGGCCAAGAAGCACTCGCCTACTTCACTTTCCGACGCCACGATGATCGTGAAGATGAAAGGTGGCTTGTCGGGCGGCACCATCGATTCCATCCGCAACCAATTCAGCGAGGTCGATAAGAACCCAGAGCTGGGGAAGGTCATCGCCGATCCTTATACTCTCTCACCCGATCGCGATGCGGAGCCGGACCTCGGCAAACAGCCCGATCACGGTTTCCTAGCTCTGGACGATTACGGTCAAGAAGGCGCTTTCGCCGGCCCTTTCGTCATGGCCAGCTGTAACACTCGTGTGGTGCGCCGTTCCAATGCACTCTTGGACTATGCCTACGGGCCAAAACTGCGTTACCGCGAATTCATGTACACGGGCAAGGGGGTCAAGGGGCGCGCAATGAGTTACGTGACGGGTCTTGGCCTAGGTGCCGGCATCAAGCTCATCCAAAATGAAAAGTTGCGCCCGAAACTCACGAAGTGGATTCCGGAGCCCGGTGACGGCCCCAGCGAGGAATCCCGCGAGAACGGCTTCTTCCGCACCACTCACTACGGCACATTGAGCGATGGCACGCGGATTAGTTCCAGGATGGAGATGCAGGCTGACCCGGGATACAAGGGAACGTCCTTGCTGCTGGGCGAGGCAGCACTGACGTTGGCGCTGCACGAAGCCGAATTGCCCAAAGTTGATGGCAGTGAAACGGGTGGCGGTGTGCTAACTCCAGCAACCGGTTTGGGGCTTGCCTACGTCGAACGTTTGCGTGCTGCTGGGGTGCAGCTAAGCACGCGTTCGATTTAA
- a CDS encoding bifunctional methylenetetrahydrofolate dehydrogenase/methenyltetrahydrofolate cyclohydrolase: MAATKLDGKLYRDEIFADLAERVKALKEKGITPGLATVLVGDDPASHSYVRMKHKDCEQIGVNSIRRDLPADVSQEELNAVIDELNADDACTGYIVQLPLPKHLDENAVLERIDPAKDADGLHPVNLGKLVLNEPAPLPCTPNGAISLLRRFDVELNGAKVVVIGRGVTVGRPIGLMLTRRSENSTVTLCHTGTKDLKAETVDADVIVAAAGVPHMLTADMVKPRAAILDVGVSRGEDGKLAGDVHPDVWDVAGAVSPNPGGVGPLTRAFLVRNVVERAEQLAK; this comes from the coding sequence ATGGCTGCAACGAAACTGGACGGAAAACTGTACCGCGATGAAATCTTCGCCGACCTCGCGGAGCGAGTGAAAGCGTTGAAGGAAAAAGGCATCACCCCTGGCTTGGCGACCGTGCTGGTGGGCGATGACCCGGCGAGCCACTCCTATGTGCGCATGAAGCACAAGGACTGCGAGCAAATCGGTGTGAACTCCATCCGTCGCGACTTGCCGGCCGATGTGTCCCAGGAAGAGCTCAATGCCGTGATTGACGAGCTCAACGCCGACGATGCCTGCACCGGATACATTGTGCAGCTGCCATTGCCGAAGCACTTGGACGAAAACGCAGTGCTGGAGCGCATCGATCCCGCTAAGGATGCCGATGGTCTGCACCCAGTGAACTTGGGCAAACTGGTGCTCAACGAGCCTGCCCCGCTGCCATGTACCCCCAATGGTGCGATTTCGCTGCTGCGCCGTTTCGATGTGGAGCTCAATGGCGCAAAGGTAGTGGTGATTGGCCGCGGAGTGACCGTGGGTCGTCCCATCGGTTTGATGCTTACCCGCCGCAGTGAAAACTCCACCGTGACCCTCTGCCACACCGGCACGAAGGATCTGAAGGCCGAGACGGTAGATGCCGATGTGATCGTGGCAGCAGCCGGTGTGCCACACATGCTGACTGCGGACATGGTTAAGCCAAGGGCTGCGATCCTCGATGTGGGAGTTTCCCGTGGTGAAGACGGTAAATTGGCTGGCGATGTGCACCCTGACGTATGGGATGTGGCTGGCGCGGTTTCCCCGAACCCAGGTGGAGTGGGGCCATTGACACGCGCATTCCTTGTTCGCAACGTTGTGGAGCGCGCCGAGCAGCTCGCGAAGTAG
- the sucC gene encoding ADP-forming succinate--CoA ligase subunit beta — MDLYEYQARDIFEAHGVPVLRAKVATTPEQAKEAATELGTPVVVVKAQVKTGGRGKAGGVKLAKSPEEAAQHAEQILGMDIKGHTVRKVMIAEGADIAEEYYFSILLDRTRRRYLAMFSKEGGVEIEKLAVEKPEALVRRNFTALEGLTEEIAREIAEQGGMTGEDIDKIVPVMQTLYKVYSEEDASLVEVNPLVKTGDGRIIALDGKVSLDDNAEFRHPEHAKLADPSSSDPLELKAKELDLNYVKLDGNVGVIGNGAGLVMSTLDVVAYAGEEFDSKPAPANFLDIGGGASAEVMANGLGVILGDEQVKSVFVNVFGGITACDEVANGIVNAFKILADQGVEPKPLVVRLDGNNADLGRRILEEANLPRVEMVGSMDDAARRAAEIAHQAGAGAPAGQA; from the coding sequence GTGGATCTTTACGAATACCAAGCCCGTGACATCTTCGAGGCGCACGGTGTGCCTGTGTTGCGCGCGAAAGTAGCAACCACTCCAGAACAGGCCAAGGAGGCTGCCACTGAGCTGGGAACCCCAGTAGTCGTGGTTAAAGCACAGGTCAAGACCGGTGGCCGTGGCAAGGCGGGCGGTGTGAAGCTAGCCAAGAGCCCGGAGGAAGCAGCGCAGCATGCCGAGCAGATCCTGGGTATGGATATCAAGGGCCACACGGTTCGGAAGGTCATGATCGCGGAGGGGGCAGACATCGCGGAGGAGTACTACTTCTCCATCTTGCTGGACCGCACGCGTCGCCGCTACCTTGCGATGTTCTCTAAGGAAGGCGGTGTAGAGATCGAGAAACTGGCGGTGGAGAAACCGGAAGCGCTGGTTCGTCGTAACTTCACTGCCCTAGAGGGATTGACTGAAGAGATTGCACGCGAGATCGCTGAGCAGGGCGGGATGACGGGCGAGGACATTGACAAAATTGTTCCAGTCATGCAAACCCTGTACAAGGTGTATTCCGAAGAGGACGCCAGCTTAGTGGAGGTCAACCCACTGGTGAAGACCGGGGACGGTCGGATCATTGCTCTGGACGGCAAGGTTTCTTTGGACGATAACGCGGAATTCCGGCACCCAGAGCACGCCAAGCTGGCCGATCCTTCCTCCTCCGACCCGCTGGAGCTCAAGGCCAAGGAGCTGGATCTCAACTACGTCAAGCTGGACGGTAATGTCGGCGTGATCGGCAACGGCGCCGGCCTTGTGATGTCCACCTTGGACGTTGTTGCCTATGCGGGCGAGGAGTTCGATTCTAAGCCAGCGCCGGCAAACTTCCTGGATATCGGCGGTGGTGCAAGTGCTGAGGTGATGGCGAATGGCCTCGGCGTGATCCTAGGCGATGAGCAGGTCAAGAGCGTGTTCGTCAACGTCTTCGGTGGCATCACCGCGTGTGACGAGGTCGCCAACGGTATCGTCAATGCCTTCAAGATTCTTGCTGACCAGGGGGTCGAGCCCAAGCCTCTCGTTGTTCGCCTCGACGGCAACAACGCTGACCTGGGTCGCAGGATTCTTGAGGAAGCGAACCTTCCACGTGTGGAAATGGTTGGCTCTATGGATGACGCCGCGCGCCGCGCTGCAGAAATTGCCCACCAGGCCGGCGCTGGCGCCCCAGCGGGCCAGGCATAA
- a CDS encoding DUF3017 domain-containing protein codes for MPADKSRRESPGAARIPEAQNAERAQRTQRRQQSAQARIGRVHKSLLANPHDRAVPPSPLDISLQRVIVYAFVGMLLVVFGFILMNRWRRGVFILGFAMTYLAVVRWLVDSDILGVLAVRSRKFDSAFNASLGVAMMLIAFGVESLGS; via the coding sequence ATGCCGGCGGACAAATCACGACGAGAGTCTCCGGGTGCTGCCCGCATTCCGGAGGCGCAGAATGCCGAGCGGGCACAGCGGACACAGCGGAGACAGCAGTCAGCGCAAGCCCGCATCGGTCGTGTTCACAAAAGCCTACTGGCGAATCCGCATGACCGGGCTGTGCCGCCCTCACCCTTGGACATTTCACTCCAGCGCGTAATTGTGTATGCCTTTGTGGGTATGCTCCTCGTAGTGTTCGGATTCATTCTTATGAATCGTTGGCGACGCGGTGTGTTCATCCTAGGTTTCGCGATGACCTACCTTGCCGTCGTGCGCTGGCTAGTCGATTCGGACATCCTCGGCGTGCTCGCGGTGCGCTCTAGGAAATTCGATTCCGCTTTCAATGCGTCCCTAGGGGTGGCGATGATGCTGATTGCTTTTGGCGTCGAGTCCCTAGGTAGTTAA
- the metX gene encoding homoserine O-acetyltransferase MetX, translating to MRSDLLPPNGGSSIIPIGDVVTEGGVTIPSASLRLHAFYDDAHDCPTTASTRPIILIEHALTGDGNVIDWWSDNVGPGKPIDTRRYLVLCANVLGGCQGSTGPSSLHADGKPWGSRFPGLSIRDMVQAENQLLEQLGVEKIDAVIGASMGGARVLEWTLMFPEKVTSALAIAVSARASAWQIGIQSSQIRFIETDPDWQGGDYYGTGREPNEGMGQARRIAHLTYRGELEVDERFGTEPQRGENPYGPYRRSDQRFAVESYLDRQAEKLKERFDAGSYVVLTDALNRHDVGRGRGGMNAALGSSQVPTMVVGVDTDILYPYHQQEHLSRNLGDFIGLSTITSPTGHDGFLIESRQMGQVLEKFLRKTELLAEVVD from the coding sequence ATGCGCTCCGATTTGCTCCCACCCAACGGTGGCTCGTCGATCATCCCGATCGGTGACGTCGTCACTGAAGGCGGCGTCACCATCCCTTCGGCCTCCCTTCGTTTGCATGCTTTTTATGATGACGCCCACGATTGCCCCACCACGGCAAGTACTAGGCCCATAATTCTCATCGAACACGCGCTGACAGGCGACGGCAATGTGATCGATTGGTGGTCGGATAACGTCGGCCCGGGCAAGCCCATCGACACGCGGCGCTACCTCGTACTGTGCGCCAACGTGCTGGGTGGCTGCCAAGGCTCTACCGGACCATCAAGCCTGCACGCTGATGGCAAACCTTGGGGATCCCGCTTTCCCGGCCTATCCATCCGTGACATGGTGCAAGCGGAAAACCAGTTGTTGGAGCAGCTAGGCGTCGAAAAGATAGATGCCGTAATTGGTGCTTCGATGGGTGGGGCGAGGGTCCTGGAGTGGACCCTGATGTTCCCCGAAAAGGTCACAAGCGCGCTGGCTATTGCCGTGTCGGCTCGTGCGAGTGCTTGGCAGATTGGCATTCAATCCAGCCAGATTCGCTTCATTGAGACAGACCCCGATTGGCAAGGTGGCGACTACTACGGCACAGGTCGCGAACCCAACGAAGGAATGGGTCAGGCTCGTCGCATTGCGCACCTGACGTATCGCGGCGAGCTGGAAGTAGATGAACGCTTCGGCACCGAGCCGCAGCGGGGCGAGAACCCGTATGGCCCCTACCGCCGCAGTGACCAGCGGTTCGCGGTGGAAAGCTACCTTGACCGGCAGGCGGAGAAACTCAAGGAACGATTTGATGCAGGTAGTTATGTAGTGCTCACGGATGCTCTCAACCGTCACGATGTAGGGCGCGGGCGCGGTGGCATGAATGCTGCACTCGGGTCCAGCCAAGTGCCGACGATGGTGGTGGGTGTTGATACGGACATTTTGTACCCGTATCACCAGCAGGAGCACCTCTCGCGGAATTTGGGCGACTTCATCGGGTTGTCCACAATCACCTCCCCGACCGGGCACGATGGATTCCTCATCGAGTCGCGCCAGATGGGACAAGTGCTGGAGAAGTTCCTACGCAAAACTGAGCTACTCGCGGAGGTAGTGGACTAG